aatgaacttatatgagacgtgtgtctccgttttttgagaggcttcggccgtttactggtttcagtattactgcttcctagtggataggacagggttatgttttaccgcaattacttaattcacatgccatacttgctaagtgattaaatggttaatcttaggctatgtgaatacttgtgcacatTATTCTGGAACATGCaattattattggaatatgctGACCATATTGTGCAACTTATATCGGTTATTCGTGGACTAACCAAATGTGAGGAATAACAGTTAGTTATGCCCCGTTGGTGGCGAACTCTTAAAGGTTTATTTCGACAGGACGAACTGAGGTTCAtgctcttgtcttcttttgtggtttcaagaccttctcatgggattttggggatatcgggatcttttgaacttataattttggaaagaaaatattttcataagaaattccataatgctttaaacaacattcaaactcttTTAACTAAATGTTAAGGATCTCAAATGAACttctaggatttggatattaattttgaaaaatgagaagtgtcgccgaatcgaagttttgaggaagctcAAAAGTTTttgagtatgcttatactctttcgctcgatgagcattttatttatttgactatctgaaggataagtcagggaactataagtttccaagtacattgttacttttcgctcgctgagcagtttttgaccatcgaaatttgatgagtcagatgactcaagaagtcatcaagggtgattgcactcctttcataattaattgtcttttgtcgccgaatcgacatttaccttagggtacagTAGAGCTAATAAACTCTAACACTTTTGCTGATTAAGCAAGTTTTTGGTCAATGACGACcttatatgccttcgggtacagtatataccttcgggtacagtatatctatataccttcgggtacagtatatctatatgccttcggggtacagtatataccttcgggtacaatatatctatatgccttcgggtacagtatatctatatgccttcgggtacagtatataccttcgggtacagtatatctatatgccttcgggtacagtatataccttcgggtacagtatatctatatgccttcgggtacagtatatgctttcgggtacaatatataccttcgggtacagcatgccttcgggtaactcgggcattcgatgggggatatgatcgaccgtatggttaggatcgacctgttgatgtcaggcatagcggagggaaaagtcgacccacagggttaggactgatccgactatgtcaaggttgtaagtgacactcgagggttatggtcgacacaatgccagtgctaggaccgactcgatcgtgcccagcctatttcttccggaaccttttgaattgacgttgcattgacataacatgcactctaactatatttgttgagatcttgataatttgatgttgataaacatcgttatgagtttttgatgatttgatattggtgaacatcgttatgttatttgttgaattgttgagatattgaatattgtgttgttactagagattagataacatgccatgtatataccttagggtaggcaatgcagaacttatatgtatatatacaacatatatatataccccttttatcgcatgttgattgtatatctattgtattctgtaagttgaccctagcgccttggctttgtttgtatgtttgtgtttgggcggtcggcctgctgccaggcgtccgtcagccggttcgtgatgattcgttgtgcgggaaagacccggagcgaaatgactattactgaagctttcgacgaggacgcggacttcatgcctgatcgagggagagtcgatgatagtagtgtgggatatgggtggttagagtcttttgagttggttgttactgtcatagctctgattcgtcatttgtacttttgggacagggtagtttccgacaggttgctttcggtgtggttctccgtagacgggaatcgcatggagtagttggacgtaagaagtctttttggaagcctttttgggctgacttacttttcggaggactgtatttataagaCTTATGACTCcatttatgagtcgcacttgtcTGCCGCTGGGCAACAccttagttacttgatgttactttccgtcacttgaggacactcgtgacgatgtttttagttgcagcgagggctgtgcttgtattgtatattaatcgctgttaatcgcgattggggttgagtctttatttcggcaagtctttttattttaaaaaaaaaaaggaaaaaaaatacctgcttttccgctttattttatttttggttactaaagtgacgccaccgaaatcggggtgttacacttgttctaggaatgaacattgaggataggtatagtacctagagtgtggagaattgtgctagagagagaatgagaatgagagagaatgctgaatttcatgcgtaatttcataaaatgagccaaaagtcccctacaattagtaactacctcctatttatagagtttggatactacctattgggccaattgggcctccgaagctaaggcccaacttaaggccaggcccTCACCTTGGGGCGGGCTACACACTGGgagttgcccctctaggggctcgcccagtccactagtccacaagacaccgagctcgaagtatgagagctaagcaTGTCTTTTAAATGCCCTTACATGTACCTACAGCacactgggatctaagctgccaacatggcttgaaaaAAAGGAGTAACTACGTCGCCAACACGGCGTAAGCTAAAGGAAACAAGCATTTTTTGGTTTTGGCGAGCAACCCAAACCGGCTAGTCCACAAGttcacaagtccacaagcggcgagaacgaccgTTCCGTACTGGCGACTGGTTGGAGTAGGTGAAcgatcgttcgccggcgagaAAGGCGACAAGCAATGATCGGGTACTGATCTCCCAAGCGTCGGCTGACAAAGTCCCTGGCGAGTGACTAAACTTTAATGCTGGTGTTACttgtcaggcgatggtgtttggttcctatggtggcgaggcctttcgcgcttcctcttatttcaaaaccctttcaaattccTAACTACCCCATGTGACGCGTCAATTACATcagttttcctctttctccggaaccgtcacttcacttttcataactgtcccatcgtgcacagtaactccccattacacgcgACCCACTTCCCAAAAagcatcatgacttccaaccttccacacgcgtccaacacgcgtcacccttccagctttcccccttttcctataaaaacccttcttccctacaatcacccctttccgagacctctcttcacttccctgatcgcttaccaaactccctctgccAACTTCCGCtctggagccgtcgcttatcaccctttccgctacccactcttcacatccttctccggtgagtcctactgctcttatctctgcatcatatatatactcatcttttcctttttcccaTTTCACTGtctaaaatggcttcaaaccctaactcccctaatcacccctcccctaaccactcctcttcctcttccgggagcgaccctgactccaccgcagccggcggcctccgcttagaggtcccggagatccctccTTACCGATTAAAAACCTTCACCACTCTTCCCCTTCCAGTGACCTCATCGTGCAATTCGTGAGCaccctgggtggtttgtctgacgatgatgagtttaacgccaaactcaggatttggACCTGCAGTTCcgaggaccgcccctggcttcataagctcaacggcgacgtaaagagatcccactttttctttgcgtacgaatacatgtttggcgagcttggagtcaggcttcctttctcgccctttgtccaaaccgtcctccgcgacatcaacgcggctccctgtcaacttcaccccaacgcctgggccttcatccggtgttttgaaattttatgcgCCGCGAttggcaccgccccatctcccgccagcttcttctacctctatgATGTTGACTCCAAGTACATCAAAAATAGAGGATGGATCTCcttaaaggcccgagccggccggaagtgcttgtATCCCCATAAAAGCAACGCGAAGTCTTCCTTTGCCCGGAGGTActttcgtgtggcggttcatcccgcctatcCAGAGGCTTTCACCCTcagggacgggactgccctttttcctctttactggacggagaagcccaacgggatcaccgatccctcagaggaatctttgtctgccaacgacaaagccttccTGAATCTCCTTGctccacttcccatccttgactgctcaacagtccttgagggcgttCGCCTCTCAAGGACTCCTAAATACCTAGGTCATCCATAACTTACTTTTATCATcgacattttctttttcatcttctaTGTTGTCATTgatcctctctttttttttattgttgcagaagatatgaacttcaccaacgccgagctctTGAAAGCTCGTGAGAGGAAAATGGCTCGCTTTTCTCCAAAGTTCAACAACGAGGGCGATGGGAAGAAAcagggcggtgctgagaaccaagccgagggcGCCCAAGCCCCCAAAAGGAGGAAATTGGTCAAAGTCCCCTCTGCCGCCGGCTCCTCCAACCCCGACGCTCAGCCCACTACTGccgctgcgcctaaaggcaaaaaggTTGCTAAAGCCTCCACCGCCACGGCCACCGAGTCCACCACAGTTCCAGTCCCCAATTCCGCTACCGCGGGCGCGGCCACCGCAGTCgccgccaagtccactactGTAGGCGCCACAGCCGTCCCCGCCGGTGCCACAACAACCTCTGGTGATCAGTCACCAGCCGCTGACACAACCGCCAACATTTCTCAACCCTCAGCTGTTGAGAAACTTGTTGCCGTCAATGCCACAAAAGCTGCCGCTTCCTCCGGTGCCCCtgctggggagaaagaaaaagagaatgaaACCCCCAAGTCTCCCCTCCGCCAagacgcacctcctagcccgcccccaaCGAACGATGGGCGCCAAATGCCTTCCCCACCTCATCAAGAGGAAAGATCCTCTCTTGACGCTGCCACTACTTCGGAAGCAGCCCGGATTGAGCAAGCTATTACAatatgcttcccaacgccattgaaccttcagaattcttacttaccggcctcaaccgtgacgccatagaaaaagaagttctgAGTCGAGGCATTAATgagaccaaggaggagactcttgcttgtctcctgcgcgctgggtgcatctttgcccacgcgtttgaaaagttcaccgccgccgccgctgaAGCTGAGAGGTTGAGGGCTGAGAACGCCAAGCACCAGGAAGACACCACCGGCTAGAAGAAGCGCTTTGACAAACTGTTGGAACAAGCGGGAAAAGAAAAAGTCCAGGCCGACAAATTGATTGGTACGGCGGgaatcaaaatcggcgaactggaaAACGATCTGGAACTAATGAAGGAAGAAGTGGATGGTCTCGATGCAAGCCTCCAGgtttgcaaaaaggaaaaagcccAAGTTGAGAAGGACTTGGTTGCCAGAAGCGAGGCGCTGGCCGCTAAGGAGTCGCAACTCGACGCATTACGCGTTGAGCTGGAGTCAGTGAGaaaggcgctggcggagcaagagaaaaaatcTGCTGAGTCTTTGGCTTCGGCGAAGGCTGACCTGGAGGCTGCGGTACGAACTGCATCTGAAGAAATCAAGAAGGCGGACGAGGTCCATGGCGCTGCTCTCGCCGCGAAAGATTCGGACATTACCTCCCACCATGCAAAGATTAAAGAGCTAGAGGGCGAGCTGGCGAtggagaaagccaaagccactgaggcgagggaacaagccgctgacattgcctatgacaatcgtgagcgcggcttctacctcgccaaagaccaggcccaacatttgttccCGAAccttgactttagcgccatgggggtaatgaaagagatcaccactgaaggactggttggtcccgatgatcctcccctgattgaccaacacctctggaccgccactgaagaagaagaggaagaaacaggagaaaaagaaagaaataatgattaatgtaattttaatttttacttagcCTTTACCGCCTTCTGTAATGTACTTTTCTGCCATCTCCATATATAAGCAAACTTCCGCCATTACTCTTATATCGCCTTTTTTGTTGAATGATTGCTTTCGCCGTAAATTGTTCGGTCATCACTTCGCGAATCGCCACATTCTTGAGAATGGATTCATAGCTTTAAACGCCCCGACgcccggagtaataaaatactcaacgtCCTGAGTGActaagcactcgccttccaccttattcattcgccgaccttatatcctgcgctatttttcacgcgtcatgtgattgaattacgcctaacgattttgtgcgttaattttaactagggcttgttgcttggtatttctccaccaagactttaaacattctccacaaagggataaatggcctccattcttgagggctttgcccgctcggggcttactatgcttgggtcccaatggccatttggggatcccaagacttttgcctagttaacggcgctcgtcgtattctggcgagacttatcCGGCACATcatttacgggaccggcgatcacgtcagactttccggggggcgAATCCcgggcgtcaaaggccatttgtggaatcgccaccactttcagggttccagcaagcccctttggggatcaagcttgtcccacctagtgatcgccgtaattctttgtgtcgatcggcaattccgatcgtcagggaatccctggaatttttagacacgaatttcatgaattttcgttttattgatgatgcgtctcattaaaaaactcctttcggagaaaaagagtacgCTTTTGTTACAATGGAGATTTCCGAGGTACATTGAAAACATCTATCTTTGGCGAATACACTGTGTTCacgatcaactgtaataataacgcaggctcaaaccgttgaacgacctgggtagtcgccttccatcaagctcctccaagtgataggcccctgtaCCAAGAACTTTGATAATGCGGTAAggcccttcccagttcggagtcaacttgtttcccggggctcctgaccgccactttaggaccagatc
This portion of the Lotus japonicus ecotype B-129 chromosome 3, LjGifu_v1.2 genome encodes:
- the LOC130743591 gene encoding probable endo-1,3(4)-beta-glucanase AFLA_105200 encodes the protein MNFTNAELLKARERKMARFSPKFNNEGDGKKQGGAENQAEGAQAPKRRKLVKVPSAAGSSNPDAQPTTAAAPKGKKVAKASTATATESTTVPVPNSATAGAATAVAAKSTTVGATAVPAGATTTSGDQSPAADTTANISQPSAVEKLVAVNATKAAASSGAPAGEKEKENETPKSPLRQDAPPSPPPTNDGRQMPSPPHQEERSSLDAATTSEAARIEQFTAAAAEAERLRAENAKHQEDTTG